The following nucleotide sequence is from bacterium.
CTTTTATTAATAACCCTTTGGATCTTTCTCAACTCTTCCATCAGGTTCACTTTATTTTGAAGCCGCCCTGCAGTATCAATCAAAACAATATCAACTCCTCTTGCAGATGCTGCCTCCAGCGCATCGTATGCAACAGAAGCAGGATCAGCTCCATGCTTCTGAAAGATGATATCAGCATTTGTCCGCCTGCTCCATTCAGCAAGCTGTTCTGCTGCGGCAGCTCTGAATGTATCTGCTCCTGCAAGAAGGACTTTTTTGCCCTCCTTTTTATAGATATGTGCAAGCTTCCCGATAGTTGTCGTTTTTCCGCTTCCGTTTACTCCGGTAACAAGAATAACATGCGGTTTTTCATGTACGGATATATCCTTATTGTTTATGGAAACCGCCTCAACTATCTTTTCTTCTAAAATATTTTTTACATCATCCGGTTTAATCTCTCTGCCGGATAAGGAGTTTTTTAATTCATCTACTATTTTAAGGCTTAAATCAACACCTACATCAGCTTCAATCAGCGCCTCTTCCAGATCTTCAAGCAGAGTATTATCTATTCTGCTTTTACCGGAAAACATCTGTGTAAGTTTTCCAAAAATACCTTTACGGGTTCGGGAGAGCCCCGCGCTGAATTTATCTTCTACGCCGGACATTAACTGCTCCCTGTATGATCATTAAGTACAGCAAAAAATCTTTTCCCATAAACATATGTTGAATATAAAGTAAGCATAACTCCTGCAATTAAAAGTATATACGCATAATTAAATTTCAAAACATAAGAGATTACTACGACTCCATTAAAAAATGCCGAATACTTTCCCGGTTTTTCCGCCTGGAGTACAATACTCTGTTTTGCAATAATAAACAATCCTCCTGTGATCAGCAAAAATTCACGAACCAGAACAAACAATAAAAACCACAACGGCATGGAATAAAGAGGTGAAAATACTAAGTAACACAATACAGTAACAGTTAAAACCTTGTCAACAACAGGATCCATAGCCTTGCCTAAAGTGGAAATCTGATTAAAATGCCGTGCAATATATCCGTCTGCCGAATCTAAAAAAGCAGCCAATACTAAAAACAGCACAGCCATATATCCGTTTCCGCTCTTCAGATATACAAGTACAGGCCATAATAAAACAAGCCTGACCAATGTAAGGATATTAGGTATTGTTAAAATTTCAGAACTTCTCATATCTCATTCTTTCCTGACAATATTTACTTTAAAAATAATTTCGCTGCATCTACAATTAACCCTGGATGACTGAAAAGCACCTTTTTAAAAAATGCAAATACTGTTCTTTTTTCCAGAGGGAGCTCAGACATTCTACTTACAAGGTCATTAAAGACATCATCTTCAATATTGTCAATTGTTTTTTTCAGCTTATAGAAACGGCGATTCTCCCTGCCCTTCAGTTTATCCCACTCTTTTTGATAAGCTTTAAGATTACTTTCGGAAATATCTCCTTCAGCAAGTGCTCTGACTGCATGTGAAGCAGCAAGGTCACCTGCAAGCATTCCTGTAACAATTCCTCCGCCTGAAAGGGGATTAACCTGACGCGCTGCATCTCCTGCAAGAATAACCCCGTCTGACACCATTCTTTTAAGCCCTGGAAGAACAGGAACGCCGCCTGCAGTC
It contains:
- a CDS encoding NAD(P)/FAD-dependent oxidoreductase; protein product: GIESCFQYTMTNIKIDPNIVRFFVGRELAPGGYAWVFPKGNGVANVGLGILGTYAKRVNPEKSLKKFIARYFPNGSVISQTAGGVPVLPGLKRMVSDGVILAGDAARQVNPLSGGGIVTGMLAGDLAASHAVRALAEGDISESNLKAYQKEWDKLKGRENRRFYKLKKTIDNIEDDVFNDLVSRMSELPLEKRTVFAFFKKVLFSHPGLIVDAAKLFLK
- a CDS encoding CDP-alcohol phosphatidyltransferase family protein, which gives rise to MRSSEILTIPNILTLVRLVLLWPVLVYLKSGNGYMAVLFLVLAAFLDSADGYIARHFNQISTLGKAMDPVVDKVLTVTVLCYLVFSPLYSMPLWFLLFVLVREFLLITGGLFIIAKQSIVLQAEKPGKYSAFFNGVVVISYVLKFNYAYILLIAGVMLTLYSTYVYGKRFFAVLNDHTGSS
- the ftsY gene encoding signal recognition particle-docking protein FtsY, whose product is MSGVEDKFSAGLSRTRKGIFGKLTQMFSGKSRIDNTLLEDLEEALIEADVGVDLSLKIVDELKNSLSGREIKPDDVKNILEEKIVEAVSINNKDISVHEKPHVILVTGVNGSGKTTTIGKLAHIYKKEGKKVLLAGADTFRAAAAEQLAEWSRRTNADIIFQKHGADPASVAYDALEAASARGVDIVLIDTAGRLQNKVNLMEELRKIQRVINKRMPGAPHEVLLVLDATTGQNGLVQAKIFTEAVGVTGIVLTKLDGTARGGIVISICTNLGIPIVWAGLGESIDDLVKFDGPLFVDGLFEKE